One window of the Zea mays cultivar B73 chromosome 3, Zm-B73-REFERENCE-NAM-5.0, whole genome shotgun sequence genome contains the following:
- the LOC100283832 gene encoding transcription regulator yields MASDTEGIAALFSMYNDDEEEEDADEPSPPFPALPAAVTSSSPLSPQAGAEDPNPSVAPPSPSRPEELASLKTLASPHPSPARGLLPPLPSRRSSSPFAVSSPSPLRGPFFAPPADLPRPPRRGALAIVDYAHDETAMSPEQEDGEITSNTYGFGSDAQAAEGNLEERTYSGTVHVMTPNTLAELSQHPDAPEQNQVGTDMAVDVTRTEIKGAQVEGTTDISTNGESDDPSNRFLPPPVTTKCSAALQQKINRFLAYRRAGKSFNAEVRNRKDYRNPDFLQHAVGYQEIDQIGTCFSKYVFDPYGYDKGDYYDEIEAEMKREVERKEQEKKRSPKVEFITGVQPPINASIPKIPGLAGVCTLPVPTEGVQKETRPNKKSKWDKVDGDVKNHVVPSGHDNLSATTAALLTSANVGAGYAGFAQQKRKEAEEKKNDHKSDRRS; encoded by the exons ATGGCGTCCGATACCGAGGGCATCGCCGCCCTCTTCTCGATGTACAACGACGACGAGGAAGAGGAGGATGCCGACGAGCCCAGCCCTCCTTTCCCAGCGCTTCCCGCCGCCGTCACCTCCTCCTCGCCGCTGTCCCCTCAAGCCGGGGCCGAGGACCCCAACCCTTCTGTGGCGCCTCCGTCACCTTCCCGTCCCGAGGAATTGGCCAGTCTCAAAACCCTAGCGAGTCCCCACCCTTCCCCGGCGCGGGGGCTGCTTCCGCCACTTCCCTCGCGGCGCTCTTCATCACCCTTTGCAGTGTCGTCCCCCTCCCCGCTACGGGGACCGTTCTTCGCGCCGCCGGCAGACCTGCCGCGCCCTCCGCGGCGCGGGGCGCTTGCAATCGTGGACTATGCGCACGACGAGACGGCTATGTCGCCCGAGCAGGAG GATGGGGAGATCACGAGCAACACATACGGATTTGGCTCAGATGCTCAGGCTGCAGAGG GGAATCTTGAAGAACGAACTTACTCCGGCACAGTTCATGTTATGACCCCAAATACTCTAGCAGAATTGTCTCAGCATCCTGATGCACCCGAGCAGAACCAAGTAGGGACAGACATGGCAGTGGACGTAACTAGAACAGAAATTAAAGGTGCCCAGGTGGAAGGAACTACTGATATTTCAACTAATGGTGAAAGTGATGATCCATCAAATCGTTTCCTTCCTCCACCCGTGACTACAAAATGCTCTGCAGCATTACAG CAAAAAATTAACAGGTTCCTTGCATACAGAAGGGCTGGAAAGAGCTTTAATGCTGAAGTGCGCAACAGGAAGGACTACAGAAATCCTGACTTTTTGCAGCATGCTGTGGGATACCAAGAAATTGATCAGATAGGGACCTGTTTCAGTAAATATGTTTTTGATCCTTATGGGTACGACAAAGGCGACTACTATGATGAGATAG AAGCTGAAATGAAGCGTGAAGTTGAGAGGAAGGAacaggagaagaaaaggagcccAAAAGTTGAATTTATTACTGGAGTACAACCCCCAATCAATGCATCAATACCGAAGATCCCAG GTTTGGCTGGTGTCTGTACACTACCGGTACCTACAGAAGGTGTACAGAAAGAGACTAGACCAAACAAGAAATCAAAATGGGATAAG GTTGATGGTGATGTTAAGAACCATGTGGTTCCTAGTGGACACGACAACTTATCAGCAACTACTGCGGCACTCTTGACTTCAGCTAATGTTGGTGCTGGATACGCTGGTTTTGC GCAACAAAAGAGAAAAGAGGCCGAAGAAAAGAAAAACGATCATAAGTCAGACAGAAGATCGTAG